A single Marinobacter sp. es.042 DNA region contains:
- the dctP gene encoding TRAP transporter substrate-binding protein DctP, which translates to MKLFATARKTLTVYASALTLGITAALSAAPAAAQDSFTWKVQSHWPGSSSSYTDSLGRIKRVLEERTDGRLKLQLYEAGSLFKATDTFNAVSRGILEMGTISPAYAQDKISLAGIASGLPFAFRNVWEAAYFHQNLGFEQMLRDEAAEHDVYWATDKVYPTEMVVKEPIESVADFNSLKIRSSGALQTFLTEAGAAASYIPGSELYSALDSGIVDGAHWGAAQGAYSMGLYEVAKYHVQPALNIAGTDVIIVSQKALNKLPEDMQKIVKDALKEQFWIRTNEYQYKERITLAKAIEEQGVQLNVLPDEVQDKLVATAQAMWDEEGKRSENAKKALDMLKGYLADLGYL; encoded by the coding sequence ATGAAACTCTTTGCTACTGCTCGCAAGACTCTGACGGTGTATGCGTCAGCCCTTACCCTCGGTATTACCGCTGCGCTCTCGGCAGCTCCCGCTGCCGCCCAGGACTCCTTTACCTGGAAGGTGCAGTCCCACTGGCCCGGTTCCAGTAGCTCCTATACAGACAGTCTTGGACGGATCAAACGGGTTCTGGAGGAGCGCACCGATGGCCGCCTGAAACTGCAGCTTTACGAGGCAGGCTCACTGTTCAAGGCCACGGATACCTTCAACGCGGTGAGTCGTGGCATCCTGGAAATGGGTACAATTTCTCCGGCCTATGCCCAGGACAAGATTTCTCTTGCAGGCATTGCCTCTGGCCTGCCGTTTGCGTTCCGCAATGTTTGGGAGGCCGCCTACTTCCACCAGAACCTTGGGTTCGAGCAGATGCTCCGGGACGAAGCAGCAGAGCATGACGTTTACTGGGCCACGGACAAAGTCTATCCAACCGAAATGGTGGTCAAGGAGCCGATTGAAAGCGTGGCGGACTTCAACAGCCTGAAAATCCGCTCCTCCGGCGCCCTGCAAACGTTCCTGACCGAAGCTGGCGCCGCCGCCTCCTACATTCCGGGCAGTGAACTCTATTCAGCTCTGGATTCCGGCATCGTGGATGGTGCCCACTGGGGTGCGGCGCAAGGTGCCTACAGCATGGGCCTGTATGAAGTCGCTAAATACCACGTACAGCCTGCCCTGAACATTGCCGGCACCGACGTCATCATCGTCAGCCAGAAGGCTCTGAACAAGCTGCCGGAAGACATGCAGAAGATCGTCAAGGACGCCCTGAAAGAGCAGTTCTGGATCCGCACCAACGAGTACCAGTACAAGGAGCGCATCACCCTGGCCAAGGCCATCGAAGAGCAGGGCGTGCAACTCAATGTCCTCCCGGACGAAGTTCAGGACAAGCTGGTCGCCACCGCCCAGGCCATGTGGGATGAAGAGGGCAAGCGCAGCGAAAACGCCAAGAAGGCCCTCGACATGCTGAAAGGTTACCTGGCCGATCTCGGCTACCTCTGA
- a CDS encoding TRAP transporter small permease subunit, which translates to MIAAFMRGVTRLNDFIGRWVALLIFAMFVFLLLEVGFRYLLNSPTVWTNELTQMLFGIYAIMSGGYIMAHRGHVNVDLLHSHLKPRKRAALDIVTSSVFFIFTLALLWFGIDMAQESMSSWETSYSAWNPPIWPVKLAIPIGTALLVLQGLVKLLEDIAVAFNLDYYTPEESESEGEPL; encoded by the coding sequence ATGATCGCCGCATTCATGAGAGGGGTTACCCGTCTCAACGATTTCATAGGCCGGTGGGTGGCCCTCCTCATTTTCGCGATGTTTGTGTTCCTGCTTCTTGAAGTCGGGTTCCGTTATCTGCTCAATTCCCCCACGGTCTGGACCAACGAGCTGACCCAGATGCTTTTCGGCATCTACGCCATCATGTCCGGCGGTTACATCATGGCCCATCGGGGCCACGTGAATGTGGATCTGCTGCATTCGCACCTGAAGCCTCGTAAGCGCGCGGCTCTGGACATTGTCACCTCTTCGGTCTTTTTCATTTTCACGCTCGCCCTGCTGTGGTTCGGGATCGACATGGCCCAGGAATCGATGTCCAGCTGGGAAACGTCCTATTCCGCCTGGAATCCACCCATCTGGCCGGTGAAGCTGGCCATTCCCATCGGTACAGCGCTGCTGGTTCTTCAGGGGTTGGTGAAGTTGCTTGAAGACATTGCCGTGGCCTTCAACCTGGATTACTACACGCCCGAAGAGTCCGAGTCAGAAGGAGAGCCGCTGTGA
- a CDS encoding TRAP transporter large permease: protein MSIEALTLLFFGSLLFFLLLGLPLAFVLGGVSVVFLYFTWGFDSFYMVASQIWGTMESFTLVAIPLFVFMAMILERTGVARDLYRMMHLWCGGLRGGLALGTLGICAVFAAMVGISGAAVVAMGTIALPSMLERGYDKSMALGVINTGGGWGILIPPSILMILYALITGVSVGKMFAAGIMPGVLLMVLTAIYIIVRCHLQPELAPALPKEDRGTWPEKFRALRAVLLPIGVVVMVLGSIIGGITTPTEAAAMGVLGALISAAVYRQFKWSILKEAAIRTFKLTGMIMWILFAAHAFSAAYQSMGAQELIEGLMNMVPGGPWGIIIAMMVIVFLLAMVLDPVGIMLITLPVFMPIVESLGFDPIWFGILFVINMEIGYMTPPFGFNLFYLKGIVPPSITMKDIYKSIIPFVIVEIVGIILIMVFPEIATWLPDLLF from the coding sequence GTGAGCATTGAAGCCCTGACTCTCCTGTTCTTCGGTTCACTGCTGTTTTTCCTGTTGCTGGGCCTGCCGCTGGCGTTTGTGCTCGGGGGCGTCTCGGTGGTGTTCCTGTATTTCACCTGGGGCTTCGACTCTTTCTACATGGTGGCCTCCCAGATCTGGGGCACCATGGAAAGCTTCACACTGGTCGCCATTCCACTGTTCGTCTTCATGGCCATGATTCTGGAGCGCACGGGTGTAGCCCGGGATCTGTACCGGATGATGCATCTCTGGTGTGGCGGACTGAGAGGCGGCCTGGCCCTCGGCACCCTGGGAATCTGCGCGGTGTTTGCTGCCATGGTGGGCATCAGCGGTGCGGCCGTGGTTGCCATGGGCACCATCGCGCTGCCGTCGATGCTTGAGCGGGGCTATGACAAGAGCATGGCTCTGGGTGTGATCAATACCGGCGGTGGCTGGGGCATCCTGATTCCTCCCAGCATCCTTATGATTCTCTACGCCCTGATAACCGGTGTTTCCGTTGGCAAGATGTTCGCCGCCGGTATCATGCCGGGCGTGCTTCTGATGGTGCTGACCGCTATCTACATCATTGTGCGCTGCCACTTGCAGCCGGAACTGGCCCCGGCGCTACCAAAAGAAGACCGGGGCACCTGGCCGGAAAAATTCCGTGCCCTGCGTGCGGTGCTGCTGCCAATCGGCGTTGTCGTCATGGTGCTGGGGTCCATTATCGGCGGCATCACCACGCCGACAGAAGCGGCTGCCATGGGCGTTCTGGGCGCCCTGATATCGGCGGCGGTCTACCGTCAGTTCAAGTGGAGCATCCTGAAGGAAGCCGCCATCCGCACGTTCAAGCTCACTGGCATGATCATGTGGATCCTGTTTGCCGCCCATGCCTTCAGCGCCGCCTACCAGAGCATGGGCGCCCAGGAACTGATCGAAGGCCTGATGAACATGGTCCCCGGAGGCCCCTGGGGCATCATCATCGCCATGATGGTGATCGTGTTCCTGCTGGCCATGGTGCTGGACCCGGTCGGCATCATGCTGATCACCCTGCCGGTGTTCATGCCGATTGTGGAATCCCTGGGCTTCGATCCGATCTGGTTCGGCATCCTTTTCGTGATCAATATGGAAATCGGCTACATGACGCCACCCTTCGGCTTCAACCTGTTCTATCTGAAGGGCATCGTGCCACCGTCGATCACCATGAAGGACATCTACAAGTCGATCATCCCCTTCGTGATTGTGGAAATTGTCGGCATCATTCTGATCATGGTGTTTCCGGAGATTGCCACCTGGCTGCCGGACCTGTTGTTCTGA
- a CDS encoding sodium-dependent transporter: MTQSNSVSGNGSGAARGLWSSRLAFILAATGSAVGLGNIWKFPYVTGENGGGAFVLVYLLCIAVIGIPIMMAEVFIGRNGRHNPITSMRLVAERNLSAPGWRISAIIGMIAAFVILSFYSVIGGWAASYVGHAAMGDFTGGTADSIGELFGGLLASPGQLLFWHTIFMALVILVVSQGLKGGLERAVTILMPALFLLLLVAVGYATTTGHFGEAVSFLFTPDFGALTINGVLIALGHAFFTLSLGMAIMMAYGSYLGRDVSIGRTAVSVAIMDTVVALLAGLAIFPVVFANGLEAGAGPGLIFQTLPLAFGNMPMGGLFGTLFFILLLFAAWTSGISLLEPVVEWVEEKTSLARTGSSILVGVLCWALGIASILSLNVWADVAPLAMFERFEGKTIFDLLDFFTANVLLPLSGLLTAVFVGWFVAKESLKSDLALQGGAFTLWYNLIRFVTPIAVAIVFFYNLMS, translated from the coding sequence ATGACTCAGTCCAACTCGGTTTCGGGCAACGGTTCAGGGGCCGCTCGTGGTCTCTGGTCTTCCCGGTTGGCGTTTATTCTCGCGGCAACCGGTTCGGCCGTCGGTCTCGGTAATATCTGGAAGTTCCCCTACGTTACCGGCGAAAACGGTGGTGGCGCCTTCGTGCTGGTTTATCTGCTGTGTATCGCAGTGATCGGTATCCCCATCATGATGGCGGAAGTGTTTATCGGCCGGAATGGTCGACATAACCCCATCACCAGCATGCGGCTGGTGGCAGAGCGCAACCTCAGCGCGCCGGGCTGGCGGATCTCGGCCATCATCGGGATGATCGCGGCCTTTGTGATCCTCTCTTTCTACTCGGTGATCGGCGGCTGGGCGGCGTCCTATGTGGGACATGCCGCCATGGGCGACTTTACCGGTGGCACCGCAGACTCCATCGGTGAGTTGTTCGGCGGCCTGCTGGCCAGCCCCGGGCAGCTGCTGTTCTGGCACACGATCTTCATGGCGCTGGTTATTCTGGTGGTGTCCCAGGGACTGAAAGGAGGCCTGGAACGGGCCGTTACCATCCTGATGCCGGCCCTGTTTCTGTTGCTTCTGGTGGCGGTAGGTTATGCCACCACGACAGGCCATTTTGGTGAGGCCGTCAGCTTCCTGTTCACGCCGGATTTTGGTGCCCTGACCATCAACGGGGTTCTGATCGCCCTTGGCCACGCCTTCTTTACCCTGAGCCTCGGTATGGCCATCATGATGGCCTACGGTTCCTATCTGGGTCGGGATGTGTCCATTGGCCGCACCGCTGTCAGCGTGGCCATCATGGATACCGTCGTCGCGCTCCTGGCCGGCCTGGCCATTTTCCCGGTGGTGTTTGCCAACGGCCTGGAAGCCGGTGCCGGCCCCGGACTGATTTTCCAGACCCTGCCGCTGGCCTTTGGCAATATGCCCATGGGCGGCCTGTTTGGCACCCTGTTTTTTATCCTGCTGTTGTTCGCCGCCTGGACCTCCGGTATTTCCCTGCTGGAGCCGGTAGTTGAGTGGGTTGAGGAAAAGACCAGCCTGGCCCGCACGGGCAGCTCCATCCTTGTCGGTGTTCTCTGCTGGGCGCTGGGCATTGCTTCGATTCTGTCGCTGAATGTCTGGGCAGACGTCGCGCCGCTCGCTATGTTTGAGCGCTTCGAAGGCAAGACCATCTTTGACCTTCTGGACTTCTTCACAGCCAACGTGCTGCTGCCGCTCTCTGGTTTGCTGACGGCGGTATTTGTCGGCTGGTTCGTGGCCAAAGAGTCGCTGAAATCCGATCTGGCCCTTCAGGGAGGAGCCTTTACCCTCTGGTACAACCTGATCCGGTTCGTGACTCCCATTGCAGTTGCCATCGTCTTTTTCTACAACCTGATGTCCTGA
- a CDS encoding PAS domain-containing methyl-accepting chemotaxis protein produces the protein MRKNLPVTQREVKMRKGGRLITTTDLKGVITYCNEEFVEISGFSREELVGQAHNIIRHPDMPQAVFKDMWDYLKAGKAWMGVVKNRAKSGDHYWVSAYVTPIRENGQMVGYESVRVEPTREQIARAERLYGKISAGKMTSSFSDRALSMLRSGWPFLVSLVLSLGALQLNQPWLAVGLVVIGHALGFGLVFNSLAARLRRLLDLRPDAFRDPIVARTYSDERGLFSQLSLLLVSEEARVRTALARIDDQAELLYEQARASHGYISDGAAAIARQRAETDQTASAINEMTASIQEVAESVTSNAREAEEANRLAGVGSDRSAEALVAIEELVTRVNGIGSTISKLGESTNSIGEAANLISEIAEQTNLLALNAAIEAARAGEQGRGFAVVADEVRSLARRTRESTVRIQNVIDDFRQQVDSAVQATRDGEAVAGQGLEKVREAENSLRDIVTSIQTISDSFISMSAAFEEQSQVSDEINRQITNIAELADHSDAQADSAKQSSDRLSAMSRGLKDLIARFISKNG, from the coding sequence ATGCGCAAGAATCTCCCGGTTACCCAGCGTGAAGTCAAAATGCGGAAAGGCGGGCGTTTGATTACCACCACGGATCTGAAAGGGGTGATCACCTACTGCAACGAAGAGTTTGTGGAAATCAGCGGCTTCTCCCGGGAAGAACTGGTTGGCCAGGCCCACAACATTATCCGCCATCCGGACATGCCCCAGGCTGTGTTCAAGGATATGTGGGATTACCTGAAGGCCGGCAAGGCCTGGATGGGTGTGGTCAAGAACCGGGCGAAGAGCGGCGACCATTACTGGGTAAGCGCTTACGTTACGCCGATTCGTGAGAACGGTCAGATGGTGGGCTACGAGTCGGTTCGGGTCGAGCCAACCCGCGAGCAGATAGCCAGGGCCGAGCGGCTTTATGGCAAAATCTCTGCTGGAAAGATGACTTCATCCTTCAGCGACCGTGCCTTGTCGATGCTTCGTTCCGGCTGGCCGTTCCTTGTCTCTCTGGTGTTGAGCCTGGGGGCGCTTCAGCTCAACCAGCCCTGGCTGGCGGTGGGTTTGGTCGTGATCGGTCATGCCCTGGGTTTCGGCCTGGTGTTCAATTCCCTGGCAGCCCGTTTGCGCAGGCTGTTGGACCTGCGGCCTGATGCCTTCCGGGATCCCATTGTTGCCCGTACCTACAGCGACGAACGCGGACTGTTCTCGCAGCTGTCGCTGTTGCTGGTCAGTGAAGAGGCCCGGGTTCGTACGGCCCTGGCGCGGATTGATGACCAGGCAGAACTGCTCTACGAGCAGGCGCGGGCTTCCCACGGCTATATCAGCGATGGCGCGGCGGCGATCGCCCGGCAGCGCGCGGAAACCGACCAGACTGCCTCGGCCATCAATGAAATGACCGCCTCGATCCAGGAAGTGGCCGAGTCGGTGACCAGTAACGCCCGTGAAGCCGAGGAGGCCAATCGTCTTGCGGGTGTGGGCAGCGACCGGAGCGCCGAAGCGCTGGTTGCGATTGAAGAGCTGGTAACCCGCGTAAATGGTATTGGTTCGACGATCAGCAAGCTGGGCGAGTCCACCAACAGCATCGGTGAAGCCGCCAACCTGATTTCCGAGATTGCCGAGCAAACCAACCTTCTGGCATTGAACGCGGCTATCGAAGCGGCGCGTGCCGGTGAGCAGGGCCGGGGTTTTGCAGTGGTAGCGGATGAGGTGCGCTCACTGGCCCGCCGGACCCGGGAATCCACCGTGCGGATCCAGAACGTGATCGATGATTTCCGTCAGCAGGTGGACTCGGCGGTCCAGGCAACCCGGGACGGTGAGGCTGTTGCCGGTCAGGGCCTTGAAAAGGTGCGGGAGGCCGAGAACTCGCTGCGCGATATCGTGACCTCGATCCAGACCATTTCCGACAGCTTTATCAGTATGTCTGCGGCCTTTGAGGAGCAGAGCCAGGTGTCCGACGAGATCAATCGCCAGATCACCAATATTGCCGAGCTGGCCGATCATAGTGATGCCCAGGCCGACTCCGCCAAGCAGAGCAGTGACCGGCTCAGCGCCATGTCCCGTGGCCTGAAAGACCTGATAGCCAGGTTTATCAGCAAAAACGGCTAG
- a CDS encoding carboxylate/amino acid/amine transporter, whose protein sequence is MGLLVFVTVLWAFSFSLIGEFLAGQVDSDFAVLSRVLLGALVFLPFTRWRGVASGQKLGILVTGMLQFGITYLCLYRSFSYLTVPEVLLFTIFTPLYVTLLDDALFRRFSPVALLAAGIATVGAGIIRYDGLSEDFITGFLLLQVANFTFAAGQVGYKHVMQHYQSDLPAYRTFGYFFFGALIIALPSFLIFGNADKLPTTSVQWGILAWLGLAASGLGLFLWNRGACVVDAGTLAIMNNALVPAGLIVNLLIWNRDADLLRLAIGGGVIAFSLWVNARFHPRARLAVST, encoded by the coding sequence ATGGGACTTCTGGTTTTTGTTACCGTTCTGTGGGCGTTTTCATTCAGTCTGATCGGCGAATTTCTGGCCGGCCAGGTGGACAGCGATTTTGCGGTGCTCAGCCGTGTGCTGCTCGGTGCCCTGGTCTTTCTGCCGTTCACCCGCTGGCGGGGCGTGGCTTCGGGACAGAAGCTGGGTATTCTGGTTACCGGCATGCTGCAGTTCGGGATTACCTACCTCTGTCTGTACCGGTCCTTTAGCTACCTGACGGTCCCGGAAGTCCTGCTGTTCACGATTTTCACTCCGTTGTATGTGACCCTGCTGGATGACGCCCTGTTTCGCCGGTTTTCACCGGTGGCGCTCCTGGCTGCAGGCATCGCAACTGTCGGGGCGGGTATCATACGCTACGACGGGCTCAGTGAGGACTTCATCACCGGCTTCCTTTTGCTGCAGGTGGCGAATTTTACCTTTGCCGCCGGCCAGGTAGGTTACAAGCACGTGATGCAACACTACCAGAGTGATCTGCCTGCCTACCGTACCTTCGGCTATTTCTTCTTTGGTGCCCTGATCATAGCGTTGCCGTCCTTCCTGATATTCGGCAATGCCGACAAGCTACCGACGACCTCCGTGCAGTGGGGTATTCTCGCGTGGCTCGGGCTGGCAGCGTCCGGCCTGGGGCTGTTCCTGTGGAACCGGGGCGCCTGTGTGGTTGACGCCGGCACCCTGGCTATCATGAACAATGCCCTGGTGCCTGCAGGCCTGATCGTCAACCTGCTGATCTGGAATCGCGATGCCGATTTGCTGAGGCTGGCCATCGGTGGCGGGGTCATCGCCTTCTCCCTCTGGGTAAACGCTCGCTTCCATCCCCGGGCCCGGCTGGCCGTTTCCACATAA
- a CDS encoding MATE family efflux transporter, whose protein sequence is MDEIHQPLPEPRQPLVTRTLTEWRTLAILGGPILIAQLAQMANGVIDTIMAGHASAEDLAAVGIGSSLWMPLFLFFMGMLGALQPIISGYNGAREAGKIMPATWQGLYLAAAGSVIMILLLTHVHPVLALLNLETNTARIAQGYLNAFAWGIPALLLMTALRGLTDGLGHTRVIMAFSVLSTLINLPMNYIFIYGKLGLPAMGGVGCGWATSISNGVAAAALLVYLNRSRVYRQFHLIADWVKPDLAGMRYILGIGVPIGFTIFVEASLFSVIALFLAPLGPVVVAGHQIALNVVSLLFMLPLSIGMALTLRVSFLMGARAPATARLISRSSLILAAATAMVFAILLFVFSREIAALYTSDTEVQAVTVRLLMFAALFQIADVIQVTCISALRGYKDTRIPMFIMLFSFWGVGMPLGYVLTFMDWLVPAMGAAGFWVGLTGGLASASILLGCRLFLFAPNSGQAVSAESSGVR, encoded by the coding sequence ATGGATGAGATTCACCAGCCATTACCGGAACCCCGCCAGCCGCTGGTCACCAGAACACTGACAGAGTGGCGAACCCTCGCCATTCTGGGCGGGCCGATCCTGATCGCCCAACTGGCCCAGATGGCCAACGGAGTGATCGATACCATCATGGCCGGCCACGCGAGTGCCGAGGATCTTGCGGCAGTGGGTATTGGTAGCAGCCTGTGGATGCCCCTGTTCCTGTTTTTCATGGGTATGCTGGGGGCACTGCAGCCCATTATTTCCGGCTACAACGGTGCCCGGGAGGCGGGGAAAATCATGCCTGCAACCTGGCAGGGGCTGTACCTGGCCGCCGCCGGGTCCGTGATCATGATCCTGCTGCTGACCCACGTGCACCCGGTGCTGGCGCTTCTGAACCTGGAAACCAATACCGCACGCATCGCCCAGGGCTACCTCAACGCCTTCGCCTGGGGCATCCCGGCGCTGCTGTTAATGACGGCACTACGCGGCCTGACCGATGGCCTCGGGCACACCCGCGTGATCATGGCATTCTCTGTACTCAGCACACTGATCAATCTGCCGATGAACTACATCTTTATCTACGGCAAGCTGGGGCTGCCTGCGATGGGCGGTGTTGGTTGTGGCTGGGCCACATCCATTTCCAACGGTGTCGCGGCAGCGGCACTGCTCGTGTACCTGAATCGAAGCCGGGTTTACCGGCAGTTCCACCTGATTGCCGATTGGGTAAAGCCGGACCTGGCAGGCATGCGCTACATCCTCGGCATCGGCGTGCCCATCGGCTTCACCATCTTTGTCGAGGCCAGCCTGTTCTCGGTAATTGCTCTGTTTCTGGCACCCCTTGGCCCGGTGGTGGTGGCCGGGCACCAGATTGCCCTGAACGTGGTTTCTTTACTGTTCATGCTGCCACTAAGCATAGGCATGGCGCTGACTCTTCGGGTCAGCTTCCTTATGGGCGCCCGGGCGCCCGCCACCGCACGACTCATTTCCCGAAGTTCACTGATTCTGGCCGCTGCCACAGCGATGGTTTTTGCAATACTGCTTTTTGTATTCTCCCGGGAGATCGCAGCGCTCTATACCAGTGATACCGAGGTACAGGCGGTCACCGTGAGGCTACTGATGTTTGCGGCCCTGTTCCAGATTGCCGATGTTATCCAGGTAACCTGCATCAGCGCATTGCGGGGTTACAAGGACACCCGCATTCCCATGTTCATCATGCTCTTCTCATTCTGGGGCGTAGGCATGCCACTGGGGTATGTACTGACCTTCATGGACTGGCTGGTGCCGGCCATGGGCGCAGCCGGCTTCTGGGTAGGTCTCACGGGTGGCCTGGCATCCGCCAGTATTCTGCTGGGGTGCAGACTCTTTCTGTTTGCTCCCAATAGCGGTCAGGCCGTATCGGCTGAAAGCTCCGGCGTGCGCTGA
- a CDS encoding GGDEF domain-containing protein, translating into MLHRLKTDFRLSIITLLGASAILGITPFAAMRFMQGNTLAGSVDTAILVGILITLIYAWVSGDTRRSGLVLAIIACSGAVTVGAVVGEPGLFWLYPCLVTTFFLANPRIAVFLNVASVVVLMVHGGAFRSDVQMWSFASTAFVVSACAYVFAHRNHDQRERLEHLATIDPLTGIKNRRSMDQELDLAAANAERTGLPYALVMLDIDHFKKINDEHGHGVGDGVLTDLVALLKQNTRKSDQLFRYGGEEFVLLLPGVDGMGLKAVMNNLQQVLRKYMKHPGGLVTASFGVALLEHGESVDSWLARADAALYEAKETGRDRVVFADGQRTPELSADTA; encoded by the coding sequence ATGCTCCATCGCCTCAAGACCGATTTCAGGTTGTCGATTATTACACTGTTGGGTGCCAGCGCGATATTGGGTATTACGCCCTTTGCTGCGATGCGCTTTATGCAGGGTAATACGCTTGCGGGTTCTGTCGACACGGCAATTCTTGTTGGCATTCTGATCACGCTTATTTACGCGTGGGTCAGTGGGGATACCCGACGAAGCGGTCTGGTGCTTGCGATTATTGCTTGCAGCGGCGCGGTAACGGTTGGCGCCGTGGTGGGTGAACCCGGGCTGTTCTGGCTTTACCCCTGTCTTGTAACCACCTTCTTCCTCGCCAATCCCCGTATCGCGGTGTTTCTGAACGTTGCCTCGGTCGTTGTCCTGATGGTTCATGGTGGGGCTTTCCGCTCTGATGTCCAGATGTGGTCGTTTGCTTCAACGGCATTTGTGGTCAGTGCCTGCGCCTATGTCTTTGCCCACAGGAACCATGATCAGCGGGAGCGTCTGGAGCATCTGGCGACGATCGATCCGCTGACCGGCATCAAGAACCGGCGCTCAATGGATCAGGAGCTGGATCTGGCGGCAGCGAATGCCGAGCGTACCGGTTTGCCCTATGCCCTGGTCATGCTGGATATCGATCATTTCAAGAAGATTAACGATGAGCATGGCCATGGCGTGGGCGATGGTGTCTTGACCGATCTGGTGGCGCTGCTAAAACAGAACACCCGCAAGTCAGACCAGCTGTTCCGGTACGGTGGCGAAGAATTCGTACTGCTCCTGCCGGGTGTCGATGGCATGGGCCTCAAGGCCGTGATGAACAACCTGCAACAGGTGCTGCGCAAATACATGAAGCACCCCGGCGGTTTGGTGACGGCGTCGTTCGGCGTGGCACTGCTCGAGCATGGCGAAAGCGTTGATAGCTGGCTGGCCCGAGCGGATGCGGCACTCTACGAAGCCAAGGAAACCGGCCGGGATCGTGTCGTATTTGCCGATGGTCAGCGCACGCCGGAGCTTTCAGCCGATACGGCCTGA
- a CDS encoding HD-GYP domain-containing protein: protein MTELVRIAPGALTIGRPLPWDVYDADGNILLRQGYVIQTDSQLEQLFERGRFKPRKIERPQEEVFEDTRDRNPFADYPDLLHSLEATLKAITDSDPSAQKRLLGLARMIERTCTESPDATLALVHLYSIGPVIHEQILFYAILCQFIGRQFGLEEKRIAVLTAAALTANLGLVPIADKLNASNTVLNDEQRGVIRKHPERSIQALQAAGIDNKLLLTIIAQHHEQADGSGYPGGLSGTEIRPEAEILALAERYVAMITKRAYRQRMNVADARKLIANLADGKFRPAIPKALLQILGEYPPGILVRLENNEVGVVTRRPVRARGPFVKAIFGPRGNRYTGTFERDTSEPDFGIQSLEEPEVMPSMDFSLVWGFRS, encoded by the coding sequence TTGACCGAACTTGTCCGAATTGCGCCCGGCGCGCTGACCATCGGCCGGCCCCTACCGTGGGACGTCTACGATGCAGACGGTAATATCCTTCTGCGCCAGGGCTATGTAATTCAGACAGATTCCCAACTGGAACAATTGTTCGAGCGGGGCCGATTCAAACCTCGCAAGATCGAACGCCCTCAGGAAGAAGTGTTCGAGGATACCCGGGATAGAAACCCGTTTGCCGATTACCCGGACCTGCTTCATTCCCTTGAAGCAACCCTGAAAGCCATTACCGATTCCGATCCTTCGGCCCAAAAACGGCTGCTCGGCCTGGCCCGGATGATCGAGCGCACCTGCACGGAATCACCTGATGCAACCCTGGCACTGGTTCACCTCTACTCAATCGGCCCGGTCATTCACGAACAGATTCTGTTTTACGCCATTCTTTGCCAATTTATTGGCCGGCAATTCGGCCTGGAGGAGAAAAGAATTGCAGTACTGACTGCGGCTGCCCTCACTGCCAACCTCGGGCTCGTGCCCATTGCCGACAAGCTGAATGCGTCCAATACGGTGCTGAACGATGAACAGCGCGGCGTCATTCGCAAACACCCCGAACGCAGCATCCAGGCCCTGCAGGCCGCGGGCATCGATAACAAGCTGCTGCTGACCATAATTGCGCAACACCATGAGCAAGCCGACGGAAGCGGCTACCCGGGAGGTCTGAGTGGTACCGAAATACGACCGGAGGCGGAAATCCTGGCGCTGGCAGAGCGGTATGTGGCCATGATCACCAAACGTGCCTATCGGCAGCGCATGAACGTGGCCGACGCCCGGAAGCTGATTGCCAACCTGGCCGACGGCAAGTTCCGACCGGCCATCCCCAAGGCCCTGCTGCAGATTCTCGGGGAGTATCCGCCCGGCATCCTCGTTCGTCTGGAAAACAACGAAGTGGGCGTGGTCACGCGCCGGCCGGTGCGGGCCCGGGGGCCGTTCGTGAAAGCCATTTTCGGTCCCCGTGGCAATCGCTACACCGGTACCTTCGAGCGGGACACCAGCGAACCGGACTTCGGCATCCAGTCCCTCGAAGAGCCGGAAGTCATGCCTTCCATGGACTTCAGCCTGGTCTGGGGCTTCCGCTCCTGA